One window of the Trichocoleus sp. FACHB-46 genome contains the following:
- a CDS encoding DUF6713 family protein has product MEESWRLISIPALFLFCQRVLKHALVVGGLFAAFFHSYHLWRGDQTFTLPISISLLIATLVLSVLQAGILLNMGKKGDSKNT; this is encoded by the coding sequence GTGGAAGAATCATGGAGGCTAATCAGTATTCCTGCACTATTTCTATTCTGCCAAAGGGTTTTAAAACACGCCCTAGTGGTAGGAGGGTTATTTGCAGCTTTTTTTCACTCGTACCATTTGTGGCGTGGGGATCAGACTTTTACCCTTCCAATCTCTATCAGTTTGCTGATAGCAACTTTAGTACTTTCAGTGCTTCAGGCTGGAATATTGCTTAATATGGGCAAAAAAGGAGACTCAAAAAACACTTGA